Part of the bacterium genome, CAAGGCCGTCGTCTTTTTGGACGACTTCCACGACGTCGGCGCGACGGTGGGCTATTGGATATGGCGGTTCGTCGAGCGCCTGAGCGAGGCCGGCGTCCTGGGGCGGAAGTGGCTTTTCGTCATAACGGCCGCGCCGCCGCGGATGCCGGCGGCGCCGGAGGGCATACGGAACGTTCGGACGCTCGAGCTGAAGCCGTTCTCGCCCGCCGAAGTGGAGGAATACGTCCACGTCCGCGGCCTGAAGCCGGCCGACGACGAGTGGGCGTTGATATCGTCTCTTCAAGGCGACGTCCGCTCGTTGAAGTTCTGGGGAGACTACCTGGAGGCCGCGGCGGACTATGCCGAAAACCGCTTGGGGGTGGCGGAGGAAGCGCTGCGGCGGCTGGACGAGGACCTGTCGCCGTACGTCGCGGAAAACCGCGTGCGGGAGGGCACGCTGCTCCTTATGAAAACGCGCCGCCTCCTGGGTCACCTGACCAGGTTGCAGGGGCGGCTGGCGGAGGCGGCCGACTATTACGGCTCGGCCGCGGCCCTGGTGGAGAGCTCGGCCGAAAGCCGGCCCGCGGATATGGGTCACCTGTACTTGGACCTGGGCCACGTCAGCCGCCACCGCGGCCGGTGGGACGAAGCGGTGGCCTTCTACACCCGCGCCTGCGACGAATTCGCCGCCGCGGCCGAGGCCATAGGCGAGGGCATAGCGCACTCCAGCCTGGGCACGGCCTTCCGACTCAAACGTAAATACTCGCGCGCCAAGCAGGAGTACCGCCAGGCGGCGACGATACTGGGCGGCCTGAAAGGCCGGGCCGACGCGGCCCCGGAGGCGCGCCGCTGGCTGGCGAGCACGCTGTCCAACAACGCGATAGCGCTCCGCCTCGAGGCGGAGGAGTTGATGCGTTCGGGCGAGGAGGCCGCGGCCTGGAAGGCGCTCGAGCGCGCCAAGGCCACGTGCCGGGAAGCCGTAACGGTCAGCGACGACGCCGCGGAGACCGCGGTGGCCGAAAACCGATTCGCGCTGTGCCTGTATACCGAGAGTCGTTGGCTGCGCGACGCCGGCGCCGCGGCCGAGGCGACGGGACTCCTGGCGGAGGCGACCCGGCGGCACAGGCGGGCGCTGGCCGTCTTCGAGGACCTGGGCGACCGATATCGGGTGGGGCAGGTCCTGGCGGACCTGGGCGTCGCCGCCGCGGAACAGGGCCTGGTCCACGACGCGATCATAAATTTGAAAAACAGCGTCGCGATATTCCAGCAGATGGACGGCCGGTACCACCGGGCGAAGGTCCTGGTGGAGCTGGGTCTGTTGTCCGAAGGCGGCGAGCAGCTGTCCTATTTCGCCGAGGCGCTGGCGGCGGCCCGCGACCACAACGACGAGTCGCTGGCCGAAATGGCCGCGGCGGTGAAAGGGGCGCTCGCGGCCGGCGACAGCCGGCGCGCTCGGCAATTCATCGACGAGCAAACCGCGGCCGACGCTAAGCTCGGACGTTTACTCGGGGAAGCGGGTTAGGGGCGCATCCCCCGTTAAAGAGAGAGCGAGGAAGGTATGTGCGGTATAGTGGGATACGTGGGTAAGCGAGCGGCGGCGGCGATACTGGTCGACCGCCTCGACGACCTCTCCTACCGCGGTTACGACTCGGCGGGCATAGCGGTCGCGAACGACGGCGTGGTCGTCGTCGAGAAGTTGCCGGGTAAAATAGAAAACTTGAGGAAGGCGCTGGCCGGCAACGAGCCCCCCGGCACCATCGGCGTCGGGCACACGCGCTGGGCCACCCACGGCGCGCCCACCCAGGTAAATGCCCACCCCCACGCCGATTGCACCGGCAAGCTGTTCGTCGTCCAGAACGGCATAATCGAGAACTTCCCGGCGCTGAAGCGGGAGCTTCTGGCGCGGGGGCACGAGTTCCGCTCGGAGACCGACACCGAGGTCGTCATCCATTTACTGGAGGAGTACTACGACGGCGACCTGATGGCCGCGGCCAAGCAGACCGCGGCCCGGCTCGAGGGCTCGTTCGCGCTGGTATTCCTGGCGGCGGACGAACGCCGGCTGGTCGCGGTCCGCTACCACGCGCCGCTCATCGTCGGCGTGGGCGGCGGCGAGAACGTCGTGGCCTCCGACATCACCGCCGTCCTCCAGGATACCAACAAGGTCTACGTGTTGGAGAACGGCGACGTGGTGTCGGTGGAGGCCCACCGCATCGACGTCGACACCTTCCTGCCCGAGCGCGCCAAAGTGCCGACCGAGCGCCATCTCACCATCGTCGACTGGCGCGCCGAGGACGTATCCAAGAACGATTACCCGCACTATATGTTGAAGGAAATATACGAGCAGCCGCGCGCGGTGGAACGGACGCTGCAGGGCCGCATCAAGGACGGCGAAATCGTCCTGCGCGAGATGGACCTCTCGCCCGAGCACATCCGGCGCTTCGACTCCTTCCACATCGTCGCCTGCGGCACCGCGTACCACGCCGCCCTCTTCGGCAAGTACCTGCTGGAGCGCGTGCTGCGCGTCCCGGTATCCGCCGACATCGCCTCCGAGTTCCGCTATCGCGACCCCATCCTGGGGCCGAAGTCGCTCGTGATACTGATAAGCCAGTCGGGCGAGACCGCGGACACCATCGGGTCGATGGAGGAGGCACAAAGCCGCGGTGCGAAGACGCTGGCCGTCGTCAACGTGCGGGGGAGCACGCTGGCCCGCGAGGCCGACGCCGTGATATATACCCGCGCCGGCCCGGAAATAGCCGTCGCCTCCACCAAGGCCTTTACGGCCCAGCTCACGGCGCTGATTCTGCTGGCGTGCTACGTCGCCGACCAGCGCAAGGTGGAGTGGCCGTACTGCCGCGAGGAGCTCTTGCGCCACTTGCTCGAGCTCCCCGCCCACCTCGAGCGGACGCTGGAGGTCGCGGCCCCCACCGCCAAGGCGTGGGGCGAGCTCATCGCCGGCGAACGCGACTGCTACTTCCTGGGGCGCAAGGTCGACGAGCCGCTGGCGCGCGAGGCCGCGCTCAAGCTCAAGGAGATATCGTACGTCCACGCCGAAGCGTACGCTGCGGGGGAACTGAAGCACGGCACTATCGCGCTCATAACGGAGGGGACGCCGGTCGTATCTTTCATGACGCAAGAGGACGTGTGGGACAAGATGATATCGAACATCCACGAGGTCCGGGCGCGCGGCGCGCGCACGTTCGCCGTGGCGCGCGAGGGCGGCTACGGCCTGGAGGACTTGGTGGACGACGTGATTACGCTGCCGGCGGTACCGGAGCTGTTCGCGCCGGTGCTGGCGGCCATCCCGGCGCAACTCATCGCGTACGAGGCCGCCGCGGCGCTCGGCCGCGACGTGGACCAGCCGCGCAACCTCGCCAAGAGCGTTACGGTGGAATGAGCGGCGATAGAGGTGAAGGTACATGGCGCTTTCTCTGAATAAATTGCGGCTCGTGGCCGTCGGCGGCGGCACGGGCCTCGCCACGCTGCTGCGAGGCATCAAAGGCTACGTCCGCAGACACGACGAAGACGAGGAGGCGCCGCTCGACCTCTCAAGCCTCACGGCCATCGTCACCGTCTCCGACGACGCCGGCGCCGCCGGCAAGTTGATAGACGAGTTCGGCATCCTTCCGCCGGGCGACATCCGCGCCTGCCTGGCGGCCCTCGCCGACGAGGAGGAGCTGCTGTCGAAGCTGTTCCTGCACCGCTTCGTGGGGGGCGGCCCCTTCGGCGGCCAGGCCTTCGGCAACCTCTTCCTCACCGCGCTCGTCCAGATGAACGAGGGCGATTACCTGAACGCCATCAAGGATGCGAGCCGCGTCCTCCGCGCGGACGGGACCATCCTGCCGGCCACGCTGGAGCACGTGCGGTTGTGCGCCGAAATCGAGGGAGGCCGGGTCCTCGTGGGCGAGGACGAGCTGAACCGCAACGGCGGCCGCATAAACCGCGTCTACCTCGCCCGCCGCGAAAACGGCGACGGCGACGGCCCGCCCGAAGAGATAGCTTGCGAGCCCATGCCCGGCGCGGTCGAGGCCATACTCGACGCGGACGTGGTTATCCTGGGGCCGGGCGGCCTGTACACCTCCATCATCCCCAACCTGCTCGTCGGCGGCATATCGGACGCCATCAAGCAGGCCAACTGCCGGACGATATACATCGCCAACGTCATGACGCAGCGCGGGAAGACGGACCGCTACTCCCTCTCCGAC contains:
- a CDS encoding helix-turn-helix domain-containing protein, with product MDGKNITFGKVLREKRIGRGLTQRELAERANVDDSYISQLERDYKFPSARTIEGLARGLGVEVAELLTMYFPPAEAKEQAAFVGRGEEAAAFERALAGPEGLLVVAGEAGSGKTALVNKRFIPACRAQRAPYIYFESRRMTSYRGFLKDLRDTFASRKGAYRAFDEIFDQCESVERRLRGRFKDPFSVQVTGGVAEAAPEDDEELTYAEKYMYREAERLLTEEFLAGWRASSPKDAAKAVVFLDDFHDVGATVGYWIWRFVERLSEAGVLGRKWLFVITAAPPRMPAAPEGIRNVRTLELKPFSPAEVEEYVHVRGLKPADDEWALISSLQGDVRSLKFWGDYLEAAADYAENRLGVAEEALRRLDEDLSPYVAENRVREGTLLLMKTRRLLGHLTRLQGRLAEAADYYGSAAALVESSAESRPADMGHLYLDLGHVSRHRGRWDEAVAFYTRACDEFAAAAEAIGEGIAHSSLGTAFRLKRKYSRAKQEYRQAATILGGLKGRADAAPEARRWLASTLSNNAIALRLEAEELMRSGEEAAAWKALERAKATCREAVTVSDDAAETAVAENRFALCLYTESRWLRDAGAAAEATGLLAEATRRHRRALAVFEDLGDRYRVGQVLADLGVAAAEQGLVHDAIINLKNSVAIFQQMDGRYHRAKVLVELGLLSEGGEQLSYFAEALAAARDHNDESLAEMAAAVKGALAAGDSRRARQFIDEQTAADAKLGRLLGEAG
- the glmS gene encoding glutamine--fructose-6-phosphate transaminase (isomerizing), producing MCGIVGYVGKRAAAAILVDRLDDLSYRGYDSAGIAVANDGVVVVEKLPGKIENLRKALAGNEPPGTIGVGHTRWATHGAPTQVNAHPHADCTGKLFVVQNGIIENFPALKRELLARGHEFRSETDTEVVIHLLEEYYDGDLMAAAKQTAARLEGSFALVFLAADERRLVAVRYHAPLIVGVGGGENVVASDITAVLQDTNKVYVLENGDVVSVEAHRIDVDTFLPERAKVPTERHLTIVDWRAEDVSKNDYPHYMLKEIYEQPRAVERTLQGRIKDGEIVLREMDLSPEHIRRFDSFHIVACGTAYHAALFGKYLLERVLRVPVSADIASEFRYRDPILGPKSLVILISQSGETADTIGSMEEAQSRGAKTLAVVNVRGSTLAREADAVIYTRAGPEIAVASTKAFTAQLTALILLACYVADQRKVEWPYCREELLRHLLELPAHLERTLEVAAPTAKAWGELIAGERDCYFLGRKVDEPLAREAALKLKEISYVHAEAYAAGELKHGTIALITEGTPVVSFMTQEDVWDKMISNIHEVRARGARTFAVAREGGYGLEDLVDDVITLPAVPELFAPVLAAIPAQLIAYEAAAALGRDVDQPRNLAKSVTVE
- a CDS encoding gluconeogenesis factor YvcK family protein, which translates into the protein MALSLNKLRLVAVGGGTGLATLLRGIKGYVRRHDEDEEAPLDLSSLTAIVTVSDDAGAAGKLIDEFGILPPGDIRACLAALADEEELLSKLFLHRFVGGGPFGGQAFGNLFLTALVQMNEGDYLNAIKDASRVLRADGTILPATLEHVRLCAEIEGGRVLVGEDELNRNGGRINRVYLARRENGDGDGPPEEIACEPMPGAVEAILDADVVILGPGGLYTSIIPNLLVGGISDAIKQANCRTIYIANVMTQRGKTDRYSLSDHIREIKKYGGFPVDYVLVNDRQVSPAVLATYAQEGATQILFDPDESDEVSAVSFGGGRELLVVEGSIIHTADVIAEVEEQSIRQEDGAGDVETKTVLRHDPAKLTAALIEVLKATQS